GAAAATGAAGATGAAGACATCTCGAAGACATTTGCCTGAGATACCGAGGCAGAAATAGTCATCTGATTTTTTATTTGATAGCCGATAAGAAAACTGGATTATCCAGTATGTCTATTTTTCCTAACAATCGTTGAAAACACGCCTATTCTATTCAGTAGTGTTTCCAAGCCCTGGTCGGGATCAGAAGGGCTCAGAGCAAGAGGAATACCGCCGTCCGTACACACATAAGAAGACAGCGAGGTACCTCGGCGACCGTCTGGTCGAGACCGCGAAGAACGGCCTCCAATGGAACACCAGAATCAGGATGAATCGGCCGAGAAAAATACAGCGGTGCGGCTGAATAAAGAAATCGTATTACCAACAACTGCTAAAATAGTAAGAAGATAGCGTACGGGATACCAAAGAATACCACGGTCATCGCGATAAGAATAATTGCATACGATACGAGTGTTGCGCCCAATGTGCGCCATGGTGCTGAGTTGACATATTCCATGATAATCACCAATATATGAATTATCGTTGTCGTTACTTGAGTTGAGATGATTTACCATACTAAATCTTCCGAACATCCGCTGGAGAGCATGCCACAGAATTCGGATTTCTTATACGCGTTCCGCCGATATCAGAAGACAATGACACAAATCGATGTTATCGACAATCATGGGCAATTTACCCATCTTGAGAAGCGTGCCTTACGTGATCTTGGGGTGGACTGTTCACTAATCGAAAATACGACGCCTACAGAAGAGATTGATGCAGATGGATTGGTGCTATCCGGTGGGCCAAGTATGGAACGAACCGGACGATGTGAGGCGTATCTGAAATTAGATATTCCAGTCCTTGGAATCTGTCTCGGACACCAACTGATTGCTGAGTCATTGGGAGGCACAGTGGAGAGTGGTGACTACGGTGGGTATGCAGATGTTACTGTTGAGATTTTAGATGACACAGATCCACTTGTTGGATCACTCGCACCGGAAACGCGGACATGGGCAAGCCACGCAGATGAAGTAACAGAAGTTCCACCGGGGTTTACAGAAACAGCAACAAGTGCTGTCTGTGACATTGAAGCAATGAGCAACACGGAAGAGGACATCTACGGAGTACAGTGGCATCCAGAAGTTGCACACACAGAAGAAGGGGACGCGATCTTCCAGAACTTTATTAGCATCTGTACTGACGATCAGTGAGTTGATCGAGGATCCGAAGCGGGATATCTCCAGAGCTGAATATACGTAGTTAGTTTTCCGGAAGTGTATCAACAGTACGAACAGCGGCAATGTTTTCTTCAGCGTCATGAACACGGATAATATCAGCACCTCGATCTGCTGCAAGAGCAGTTGCTGCAATCGTAGGGGGAAGTCGTTCACCATGCTCGTATCCTGCAAGCTCGAACATTGATTTATGAGAATGGCCGACCATAATAGGGCAGCCAAGCGCATCAAGTTCGTCGAGGCGGCTCAGTAGCTCGAAGCTTTCCTCTGCTGTTTTTCCGAATCCGAATCCAGGGTCGATGATAATCTGCTCTCGGTCAAGGCCAGCTTGTTCAGCCAGCAGGACACGTTCGTTGAGTTCCTCAATTACATCACGAACAACATCGTCGTACTGGACATCGCGATCTGGATTTACCGGCGCTTCGATGCTGTGCATAATCACAAGCGGTGTGTCATACTCCGCAGCAACAAATCGCATATCAGGGTCTTCGAGGCCTGAGACATCGTTGATGATATCAGCTCCTGCCTGAATTGCTTTTTCGGCAACTGCTGCTTTTCGCGTATCAACTGAGATCATGGCATCAAGGTCAGCGATTTCTTCGATAACAGGAACAACACGATCGATCTCACGTTGGACTTCAACTGGATCAGCGCCCGGTCGTGTTGATTCGCCCCCAACATCAAGAATGTCAACACCGGCATCAATCATTGCTTTGGCGCGATTTCGTGCATCTTCTAATCGGTTGTAATCTCCCCCGTCGTGGAAACTGTCTGGTGTGATGTTCAAAATCCCCATAATTGATGCATTATCATCCCATGGGAAGGATTGGTCAGTAGATTGGGTGCGATCAGCAAGTAGTTGCTGAAGTTCCAGTCCAACCTGATCGAGACCCTCTGATTCATCTTGGAGTTGGTCAATAACTGTGTTGAACTGGTTAGTTGTGCCCATCAGTGCAACTCGAAGCCGTTCGCCATCGTGGTTGATCTTTGAGATTGCACAGTCACCGCCAGTTGTCTGAAATAGCTCTTTGAGCCGATATGCTTGTGGCCGGTTCACACGGAGTGTTATCGTGTGGGCAGTTGCCTTTTCGGCAGTACGTTGAACATCATAGTCTCGGATGCCATTCTGCTCAAGCAGTTGGCCAGCAGATTTTGTGGAGGAAAATGAATGTGGGATTGGACGCCGGGTCCATCGAGCACGAGCTTCTCGGACAGCAAATAACGAGCCAGTGACAACGACACAATCATCCTCGGATGCATTTGAAAGCGCATTGGTAAGTGCATCATCAACGGATTCGATGACGGAGACCTCAGCGTTACCAGCATTTCTAAACACGCGAGCAAGCACTTCTGGGTCTGCGGACCGATCAAGCTGTGGTCGACAGGTTGTAATGCGTTCAGCGTTCGGGAGCTCTCGCGCCATTGCTGCATGTCGTTTATCATGCATTGCGCCGACAACCAAGTGCAAGTTATCGTACTCAAACTCATTGATTACATCCGCGAGGCGAGCACATGCACCTTCATTATGAGCGCCATCAAGGATGACAATTGGATCAGTACTTCGGACCTCACAGCGGCCCGGCCAATATGCTTGTCGAAGCCCTCGAGCGATAACATCGGTTGAAATCGAATCGCCTCGTGAGTTAGCAAACTGTCGGGCAAGAACAGCGGCAATGCCTGCATTCTGTGCTTGGTGGGCTCCAAGGAGGAGAATATTTGTCTTGACATTCCACTGGTCAGCAACAAGTTCAATTTCTGCTTCAGTGCCATTGATTTTGCCATGATAACGAGTCTGCACATCGAAGGATTCGTCTGACGAGTCATCACCGACAACAATAGGATCTGTATCAACAAACTCGCGAATTGCTGCAAGCGCAGATTCATCAGCACCAGTAACAATCGGTCGATTACTGGGCTCGACGTGTGCTTTGTCAACGGCAATTTCTTCAACAGTATCACCAAGTACATCTGAATGTTCCAGTGTCACTGATGTAACTGCACTGGCAACCGGATCAACAACACTTGTCGCATCCTTACTCCCACCAATTCCAACCTCAAGTACGGCTACATCAACATCTTTCTGGGCAAAATACCAGAGTGCAAGAGCGGTAGAAACCTCAAAGAACGTTGGAGGAACACTTTCTGCCCCCCGATCGGTGACATACGGCCGAACAAGGTCAACAAATCGAGTTACCTCAGATTCGGGAATATATCGGCCGTCAACGCGAACTCGATCCCTGAATTGCTCAATCTGTGGGGAAATATATAGCCCGACAGAATAGCCAGCCTCTCGAAGAACTCGCTCTGTCATTCGTGCTGTGCTACCCTTCCCGTTTGACCCTGCGATTTGGATGCATGTGAGATCTTCATGCGGATTACCTAAATGAGAGAGTAACTCACGTACAGATGTAATCCCCGGCTGAGGGCCAAAGCGCTGTAAATTAAAAAGGAAGTTCGTCGCCTCGTGATAACCCATGCAAGGTATTACCGGGGCCCCTGTGCATTAAGCTTATGAGTTAAAACGTTGGAAATCCGTATCATTTGCGGAATTATTTGACGGTTTTTTAGTGATAAGACAAGAACCGGAGATATGTGTATCTATGTTC
This portion of the Salinarchaeum sp. IM2453 genome encodes:
- a CDS encoding GMP synthase subunit A, with product MTQIDVIDNHGQFTHLEKRALRDLGVDCSLIENTTPTEEIDADGLVLSGGPSMERTGRCEAYLKLDIPVLGICLGHQLIAESLGGTVESGDYGGYADVTVEILDDTDPLVGSLAPETRTWASHADEVTEVPPGFTETATSAVCDIEAMSNTEEDIYGVQWHPEVAHTEEGDAIFQNFISICTDDQ
- the folP gene encoding dihydropteroate synthase encodes the protein MGYHEATNFLFNLQRFGPQPGITSVRELLSHLGNPHEDLTCIQIAGSNGKGSTARMTERVLREAGYSVGLYISPQIEQFRDRVRVDGRYIPESEVTRFVDLVRPYVTDRGAESVPPTFFEVSTALALWYFAQKDVDVAVLEVGIGGSKDATSVVDPVASAVTSVTLEHSDVLGDTVEEIAVDKAHVEPSNRPIVTGADESALAAIREFVDTDPIVVGDDSSDESFDVQTRYHGKINGTEAEIELVADQWNVKTNILLLGAHQAQNAGIAAVLARQFANSRGDSISTDVIARGLRQAYWPGRCEVRSTDPIVILDGAHNEGACARLADVINEFEYDNLHLVVGAMHDKRHAAMARELPNAERITTCRPQLDRSADPEVLARVFRNAGNAEVSVIESVDDALTNALSNASEDDCVVVTGSLFAVREARARWTRRPIPHSFSSTKSAGQLLEQNGIRDYDVQRTAEKATAHTITLRVNRPQAYRLKELFQTTGGDCAISKINHDGERLRVALMGTTNQFNTVIDQLQDESEGLDQVGLELQQLLADRTQSTDQSFPWDDNASIMGILNITPDSFHDGGDYNRLEDARNRAKAMIDAGVDILDVGGESTRPGADPVEVQREIDRVVPVIEEIADLDAMISVDTRKAAVAEKAIQAGADIINDVSGLEDPDMRFVAAEYDTPLVIMHSIEAPVNPDRDVQYDDVVRDVIEELNERVLLAEQAGLDREQIIIDPGFGFGKTAEESFELLSRLDELDALGCPIMVGHSHKSMFELAGYEHGERLPPTIAATALAADRGADIIRVHDAEENIAAVRTVDTLPEN